From Bacillus basilensis, a single genomic window includes:
- a CDS encoding VOC family protein, translating to MKKTIDHIGIAVRDIDSTIRFYEKVLLGTLIDRYVSEAPGVESEVAILEVDGDRIELLAPTNNTTSPIARFIKQKGKGVHHVAYRVDDLDIALEELKEQGIRTLEHTLRINKHGRRLIYLNPADTEGTIIEYCDYPEEK from the coding sequence ATGAAAAAAACAATTGATCATATAGGAATCGCAGTTCGAGATATAGATAGTACGATACGTTTTTATGAAAAGGTATTGTTAGGGACATTAATAGATCGTTACGTAAGTGAAGCACCGGGTGTGGAAAGTGAGGTAGCCATTCTTGAAGTGGATGGAGATAGAATTGAATTACTTGCACCGACAAATAACACTACTTCACCAATTGCCCGATTTATAAAACAAAAAGGTAAAGGTGTACATCACGTTGCGTATCGTGTAGATGATTTAGATATAGCTTTAGAAGAATTAAAAGAACAAGGAATTCGAACGTTAGAGCATACACTTCGAATTAATAAACACGGCAGAAGATTAATCTATCTTAACCCAGCGGATACAGAGGGAACAATCATAGAGTATTGTGATTATCCGGAAGAGAAATAG
- a CDS encoding copper resistance CopC/CopD family protein, with protein sequence MIVKVMRRLGAWLLLACVLIILIPKSASAHAYVVKSNPAENETLKKASSIVKIEFDEDIQVSSFNILYVRDTSGKRVDLKDAHIDKKNKKLLEAGLKENLKKGLYSIQWKVISADGHPIQGVIPFRIGLAEAGADDVQVEEMGYVPQIDMIMERGILYTSFSLFIGVLFFNLIMYKGNVIEVQLRSKKIIWISLIGIFISLLFNLPLQAKINADVSWLEAFNPLLLKETLQLSVFGYVWITQMALISVLIIASYVAMKREKLSSFKVWSIPLLLFIGILVMKAFNSHAYGLKFKDIAVVMDFLHLFAASLWIGGLSSIILLLRKEDNKWNMYWDMIKRFSPWATGAVIVILITGLFNSTFFIPTIHSLFDTKYGLALLVKILLFIFMGVLGIVHYVKGKMRAEQGLGATLKVEFIIGIIIFVIVAFMTNVQTPPMPPTGPFTESKQVDNGYEITLNVSPNKVGQNTFHVTVKDENGQPVTDMEQITLTTQSLDMNMGKGSFKVSAVSPGEYEAEGMYINMTGNWNIQVHGLTKSLDSFDTDYKFIVGGR encoded by the coding sequence ATGATTGTGAAAGTAATGAGAAGGTTAGGGGCATGGCTATTACTTGCGTGTGTGCTTATCATATTAATACCGAAAAGTGCATCTGCTCATGCGTACGTTGTGAAATCAAACCCTGCTGAAAATGAAACATTGAAGAAAGCATCATCTATTGTGAAAATCGAATTCGATGAGGACATACAAGTTTCAAGTTTTAATATATTGTACGTGAGAGATACATCAGGTAAAAGGGTCGATTTAAAAGATGCTCATATTGATAAAAAAAATAAAAAGCTATTAGAAGCCGGATTAAAAGAGAATCTCAAAAAAGGTCTCTACTCTATTCAGTGGAAAGTGATTTCAGCTGATGGACATCCAATTCAAGGAGTTATTCCATTCCGTATTGGATTAGCTGAAGCGGGAGCAGACGATGTACAAGTAGAAGAGATGGGGTATGTCCCGCAAATTGATATGATTATGGAACGTGGAATTTTATATACAAGTTTCTCACTATTTATAGGAGTTCTATTCTTTAATCTTATTATGTATAAAGGGAACGTAATAGAAGTTCAATTAAGAAGTAAAAAAATAATATGGATTTCATTAATTGGTATATTCATTAGTTTATTATTCAATCTACCACTGCAAGCGAAAATAAATGCTGATGTTTCATGGCTAGAAGCATTCAATCCTTTATTATTAAAAGAAACGTTACAGCTTTCTGTTTTTGGTTATGTATGGATTACTCAAATGGCTCTTATAAGTGTGCTTATAATTGCTTCGTATGTTGCGATGAAGCGTGAGAAGCTTTCGTCGTTTAAAGTATGGAGCATTCCATTGCTATTGTTTATCGGGATACTTGTTATGAAAGCCTTTAATAGTCACGCATATGGTTTAAAGTTTAAAGATATTGCTGTCGTTATGGATTTTCTACATTTATTCGCAGCTTCATTATGGATTGGTGGTTTATCATCTATTATTCTTCTTTTACGTAAAGAGGATAACAAGTGGAATATGTATTGGGATATGATTAAGCGTTTTTCACCGTGGGCAACAGGTGCTGTCATCGTGATTTTAATAACAGGTCTTTTTAACAGTACATTTTTTATTCCAACAATCCACTCGTTATTTGATACAAAGTATGGATTAGCTTTATTAGTAAAGATACTTTTATTCATTTTCATGGGGGTATTGGGAATTGTTCATTATGTGAAAGGGAAAATGAGAGCGGAGCAAGGATTAGGCGCTACGTTGAAAGTAGAGTTTATCATTGGAATTATCATTTTCGTAATCGTAGCTTTTATGACAAACGTACAAACACCACCGATGCCTCCTACTGGACCTTTTACAGAGAGTAAACAAGTAGATAATGGATATGAAATTACGCTAAATGTGAGTCCTAATAAGGTAGGACAGAATACATTTCATGTTACTGTGAAGGATGAGAATGGCCAACCTGTTACTGATATGGAGCAAATTACACTAACGACTCAATCGTTAGATATGAATATGGGAAAAGGATCATTTAAAGTTTCGGCAGTTTCACCGGGAGAATATGAAGCAGAAGGTATGTATATTAACATGACAGGTAACTGGAATATACAAGTACACGGATTAACAAAATCGCTTGATAGCTTTGATACGGATTATAAATTTATTGTAGGTGGCAGATAA
- a CDS encoding YcnI family protein, with translation MKRIKKLGTIMIATIIAMGIFSLPVSAHVTVKPATSDIGSWETYTIKVPVEKNIATTKVTLKIPSGVEFQQYEPVPGWKVEEQKDNAGKVKTVVWEATGEGISPGQFQRFTFVAKNPDKEQKIAWDAYQQYKDGEIVEWTGDEKAEKPHSLTTIAKGTSLTGEHGEVSSVEKNEGTSNVQVITIVLSILAIVSSVGTCVFVVRRKK, from the coding sequence ATGAAACGTATAAAAAAATTAGGAACAATAATGATCGCAACAATAATTGCAATGGGAATTTTTTCGTTACCTGTTAGTGCGCACGTAACTGTGAAGCCAGCAACTTCTGACATTGGCTCTTGGGAGACTTACACGATAAAAGTACCAGTTGAAAAGAATATAGCAACAACAAAAGTTACACTGAAAATACCGTCTGGTGTGGAATTCCAACAGTATGAACCAGTGCCAGGATGGAAAGTGGAAGAGCAAAAAGATAATGCTGGAAAAGTGAAAACTGTAGTATGGGAAGCAACAGGAGAAGGAATTTCACCTGGTCAGTTCCAGCGATTTACTTTCGTCGCTAAAAATCCGGATAAAGAACAAAAAATAGCTTGGGATGCATATCAACAATATAAAGACGGAGAAATTGTTGAATGGACAGGCGATGAAAAAGCTGAAAAACCGCATTCACTTACTACAATTGCAAAAGGTACGTCATTAACAGGAGAACATGGTGAAGTGTCTAGTGTAGAAAAGAATGAAGGTACTAGTAATGTACAAGTAATAACAATTGTTTTATCTATTTTGGCGATTGTATCGTCGGTAGGTACGTGTGTTTTTGTAGTACGTCGTAAAAAATAA
- a CDS encoding alpha/beta fold hydrolase, whose product MVLHYKEFGDTRSPLMVFIHGGGVSGWMWDKQIKHFTNFHCLVPDLPDQGKNRNKDHFSIHFSAKKIIELIEEIGQGKTIIAIGFSLGAQVLIAMLSMKPDLIQYAMINSALVKSIPFASTFIKSIGLTYPLIKSRTFSKIQAKSMYIDKEYFDHYYHDSCQISKNTFIRMLEENMSFTIPKNFENANSNILVTVGENEKRIMKDSLTEILESNPNCTGVIISKIGHGISLADPKLFNTLIENWLEHDSLPEDVMTIN is encoded by the coding sequence TCATGGGGGCGGAGTCAGTGGATGGATGTGGGACAAACAAATTAAACATTTTACTAACTTTCACTGCCTTGTTCCTGATTTACCTGATCAAGGAAAAAACAGAAATAAAGATCATTTCTCAATACATTTTAGTGCTAAAAAAATCATTGAACTAATTGAAGAAATAGGACAAGGTAAAACTATTATAGCAATTGGGTTTTCATTAGGTGCTCAAGTGTTAATTGCGATGCTTAGCATGAAACCTGACTTAATCCAATATGCTATGATAAACAGTGCCTTAGTCAAATCCATTCCTTTTGCTAGCACATTTATAAAATCTATTGGGCTAACCTACCCTCTTATAAAGAGTAGGACGTTTTCGAAAATACAAGCCAAATCAATGTACATAGATAAAGAATACTTTGACCACTATTATCATGACAGTTGTCAAATAAGTAAAAATACCTTCATAAGGATGCTAGAAGAAAACATGTCGTTTACAATACCAAAAAACTTTGAGAATGCTAATAGTAATATATTAGTAACTGTTGGAGAAAACGAAAAAAGAATCATGAAAGACTCGTTGACTGAAATCCTTGAAAGTAATCCCAATTGCACAGGTGTTATTATTTCTAAAATCGGTCATGGAATTTCTTTAGCGGACCCTAAGTTATTTAATACTTTAATTGAAAACTGGCTAGAACATGATTCCTTACCGGAAGACGTAATGACCATCAATTGA